One genomic segment of Ipomoea triloba cultivar NCNSP0323 chromosome 9, ASM357664v1 includes these proteins:
- the LOC116030557 gene encoding zeatin O-xylosyltransferase-like gives MGSSNDHHLQSHQLSDSNQNGIAVVMVPFPAQGHLNQLLQLSCLISSSYRLPVHYVGSAIHNRQARLRANALSPSQIAKIHFHDLPTPEFDSPPPDPNASVKFPVQLQPSWFASVHLRHPVAALLQQMSSKARRVVIVHDPSMSMAVQDAASIANAECYAFNCISVFTLLTMVCEGLGKPFPFQESAEGLPSLEGVSTDEGWRFAAAQNEYMRIREGDLHNTSRAIEGPFLDLLSSQEPSLNKQQWAIGPILPLKSGHHGLTRKHECLEWLNKQAPKSVLYVSFGTTVSLSDKQVRELAEGLEQSRQKFLWVLREADKGDIFDGEDRIVELPEGLEGRVEGIGLVIRDWAPQPEILAHSSVGAFMSHCGWNSCIESISMGVPIACWPMHSDQPRNSFLVTEMLKTGLLIRKWEKRDELVSSSTIKDIVRRLMASEEGDKIRKRAGEVGDAVRHSTEEGGVSRMELESFISHIMR, from the coding sequence ATGGGTAGCTCCAATGATCATCATCTCCAAAGCCATCAACTTTCTGACTCAAACCAGAATGGAATTGCAGTAGTAATGGTGCCATTTCCAGCTCAAGGCCATCTCAATCAGCTTCTGCAGCTTTCCTGCCTAATATCATCATCCTATAGATTACCAGTTCACTATGTTGGCTCTGCCATCCACAACCGGCAGGCCAGGCTCCGTGCCAACGCCCTAAGCCCTTCACAAATAGCCAAAATCCATTTCCATGATCTCCCAACTCCGGAGTTTGATTCACCTCCCCCGGACCCCAACGCCTCGGTTAAGTTCCCGGTTCAGCTGCAGCCGTCCTGGTTCGCTTCTGTTCATCTGCGCCACCCTGTTGCTGCGTTGTTACAGCAGATGTCCTCGAAAGCAAGACGAGTTGTGATTGTTCATGACCCTTCAATGTCAATGGCTGTTCAAGATGCTGCCTCGATTGCCAATGCGGAATGCTATGCCTTCAACTGCATATCGGTTTTCACTCTGCTCACCATGGTGTGTGAAGGGCTGGGAAAACCATTCCCATTTCAAGAATCAGCAGAAGGGCTGCCCTCCCTCGAGGGGGTCAGTACGGATGAAGGCTGGAGATTTGCAGCTGCCCAGAATGAATATATGAGGATTAGAGAGGGAGATTTACATAATACATCCAGAGCAATTGAAGGTCCTTTCTTGGATCTCCTTTCAAGTCAAGAACCAAGCTTGAATAAACAGCAGTGGGCAATTGGTCCAATACTGCCACTAAAATCAGGTCATCATGGTTTAACCAGGAAACATGAGTGCTTAGAGTGGCTCAACAAACAAGCTCCGAAATCTGTACTGTACGTGTCGTTTGGAACAACAGTTTCGCTGTCAGATAAACAGGTCAGGGAGCTTGCAGAGGGACTAGAACAAAGCCGACAGAAGTTCTTGTGGGTACTAAGAGAAGCTGATAAGGGAGATATCTTCGACGGGGAGGACAGAATAGTTGAGCTACCAGAAGGGTTGGAAGGGAGAGTGGAAGGCATCGGACTAGTGATCAGAGACTGGGCGCCTCAGCCCGAAATCTTGGCTCATTCATCCGTTGGTGCCTTCATGAGCCACTGCGGTTGGAATTCTTGCATAGAAAGCATTAGCATGGGAGTGCCAATTGCTTGCTGGCCTATGCATTCAGACCAACCAAGAAACAGTTTCCTAGTGACAGAAATGCTCAAAACAGGCTTGCTTATAAGGAAATGGGAGAAACGCGACGAACTGGTAAGTTCATCAACCATTAAAGACATTGTGAGAAGATTGATGGCTTCGGAGGAAGGGGATAAGATCAGAAAGAGAGCAGGGGAAGT